The following are from one region of the Oncorhynchus nerka isolate Pitt River linkage group LG8, Oner_Uvic_2.0, whole genome shotgun sequence genome:
- the LOC115133212 gene encoding leukotriene A-4 hydrolase-like: protein MTSAIDPCSFSSFSKCVTKHLNLTFHVDFDSHVLKAKVALTVEVLVDHFTSLTLDTKDLKVSKVTANGQAAKFTLGPKHSFMGTPLEITLPFDLSRGQHVIVEVTYETAPNASALQWLTPEQTAGKKQPYLFSQCQATHCRSMVPCQDTPAMKHTYYAQVSVPKELVAVMSAIRDGEEPDPQDSSRAIYSFRQPVPMPSYLIAIVVGALESREIGPRSRVWSEKEFVDKAAYEFSETETMLKTAEGLAGPYVWGQYDILVLPPSFPYGGMENPCLTYATPTLLAGDRSLSNVIAHEISHSWTGNLVTNKTWEHFWLNEGHTVYLERMIGRSLESEQFRQFKAMGGWKELQESVNTFGANNPLTNLVPNLNEVDLDEAFSSVPYEKGFALLYHLEELMGGPEVFMGFVKSYIQLFSYSSITTEEWKHYLFTYFKNKVDILNKVDWNAWMHTPGMPPVKPQYDSTMADACIALCKRWVKTKKGDLGNFSEGDVKTLSTHQLIEFLSLLLQQEPLPLSHVKRMQEVYQLNSFNNAEIRFRWLRLCVKSKWEDAVPMALKMATEQGRMKFTRPLFKEVYNFDKYHEEAVRVFIAHRAAMHPVTANLVAKDLKVDNDKST, encoded by the exons ATGACTTCAGCTATAGACCCCTGCTCATTTTCCTCATTTTCCAAGTGCGTTACCAAGCACCTGAATCTCACCTTCCATGTGGATTTTGACAGCCATGTCCTCAAAGCTAAGGTCGCACTCACCGTGGAGGTTTTAGTGGATCATTTCACGTCTTTG ACCCTTGACACGAAGGACCTGAAGGTCTCCAAGGTAACAGCCAATGGACAGGCAGCAAAGTTCACTCTGGGACCCAAGCACAGCTTCATGGGAACCCCTCTGGAGATCACACTGCCATTTGACCTCTCCAG gGGTCAGCATGTGATCGTGGAGGTGACTTATGAGACGGCTCCTAATGCTTCTGCGCTGCAGTGGCTCACTCCTGAACAGACTGCTGGGAAGAAACAGCCCTACCTCTTCAGCCAgtgccag GCCACCCATTGCAGGAGCATGGTACCCTGCCAGGATACTCCCGCCATGAAACACACCTACTATGCCCAGGTGTCTGTCCCCAAGGAGCTGGTGGCTGTGATGAGCGCTATACGGGACGGAGAGGAGCCTGATCCCCAGGACAGCAGCCGGGCCATCTACAGCTTCAGACAACCA GTGCCCATGCCCTCTTACCTCATTGCCATCGTGGTAGGAGCTCTGGagagcag AGAGATTGGGCCCAGGTCTCGTGTTTGGTCAGAGAAGGAGTTTGTGGACAAGGCAGCATATGAGTTCTCGGAG ACAGAGACCATGTTGAAGACCGCTGAGGGCCTTGCGGGGCCGTATGTATGGGGCCAGTATGACATCCTGGTCCTGCCCCCTTCCTTCCCATATGGAGGCATGGAGAACCCCTGCCTTACCTATGCCACCCCCACGCTGCTG GCTGGAGACAGATCCTTGTCCAAT gtcATAGCCCATGAGATCTCTCACAGCTGGACTGGCAACCTGGTGACCAACAAGACCTGGGAGCACTTCTG GCTGAATGAGGGTCACACGGTGTACCTTGAGAGAATGATTGGCAGGTCTTTGGAGAGTGAACAGTTCAGACAGTTCAAGGCCATGGGCGGCTGGAAGGAGCTGCAGGAATCG GTGAACACGTTTGGGGCCAACAACCCTCTGACCAACCTGGTTCCCAACCTGAATGAGGTGGACCTTGACGAAGCCTTCTCCTCTGTCCCCTACGAGAAGGGTTTCGCTCTTCTCTACCACCTGGAGGAGCTCATGGGAGGACctg AGGTGTTTATGGGTTTTGTTAAGTCGTACATCCAGCTGTTTTCATACAGCAGCATCACTACTGAGGAGTGGAAACACTACCTCTTCACCTATTTTAAGAACAAG GTGGACATCCTGAATAAGGTGGACTGGAACGCCTGGATGCACACCCCTGGGATGCCCCCCGTCAAACCACA ATATGACAGCACCATGGCAGATGCCTGCATTGCGCTGTGTAAGAGATGGGTGAAG acCAAAAAGGGGGATCTGGGGAATTTCAGTGAGGGGGATGTGAAGACTCTCTCCACCCACCAGCTCATAGAgttcctgtctctgctcctgcaACAG GAGCCCCTCCCCCTCAGCCATGTGAAGAGGATGCAGGAAGTGTACCAACTCAACTCCTTCAACAACGCAGAGATCCGCTTCAG GTGGCTGCGGCTGTGTGTCAAGTCCAAGTGGGAGGATGCTGTTCCCATGGCACTGAAGATGGCGACAGAGCAGGGGAGGATGAAGTTCACACGGCCACTATTCAA AGAAGTGTATAACTTTGATAAGTATCATGAGGAGGCGGTGCGTGTGTTCATAGCCCACCGGGCCGCCATGCACCCGGTAACGGCCAATCTGGTGGCCAAGGACCTGAAGGTGGACAATGACAAGAGCACCTGA
- the LOC115133213 gene encoding protein DENND6B-like has translation MTYWHFLLYSSWCPPHHVKLTEKERALAHFYGYVYFRQVEDATVKRGYFQKSLLQIIAPEYFEKLEPCLEAVRNEIDQWQSPVPGLTLNLPVMGVVMQVRIPSKNDKPGGSPVKRAQKESFMIHLQILWELMLIGEPVVIMAPSPTVSSETVLALASSIAPLQYCCDYRPYFTIHDTEFKEYTTTTQAPPYVILGVNNPFFIKTFQSWPHIIRLGELKMSGDLPVKVKKLAKLKTLDTKSGIYTAHKMFLQKEKSLIKRLLKGIQRKRPSEVQSAILRRHLLELTQSFIIPLRGLPSLPHIHPTPI, from the exons ATGACATATTGGCATTTTCTCCTCTATTCCAGCTGGTGTCCCCCACACCATGTGAAACTCACTGAGAAGGAG CGAGCGCTGGCCCATTTCTATGGCTATGTCTACTTCAGACAAGTCGAGGACGCCACCGTCAAAAGAGGCTACTTTCAGAAG TCCTTGCTGCAGATCATAGCTCCAGAGTATTTTGAGAAGTTGGAACCTTGCCTTGAAGCAG TGCGCAACGAGATTGACCAATGGCAATCTCCGGTGCCAGGGCTGACACTCAACCTACCTGTGATGGGCGTGGTCATGCAGGTCAGGATCCCATCCAAAAACGACAAACCAGGGGGGAGCCCGGTGAAACGAGCACAAAAGGAG TCCTTCATGATCCACCTGCAGATCCTCTGGGAGCTCATGCTGATCGGGGAGCCCGTGGTCATCATGGcaccctctcccactgtctcctCAGAAACCGTGCTGGCCCTAGCGAG CTCGATTGCTCCACTGCAGTATTGCTGTGATTACAGGCCCTACTTCACCATACACGACACTGAGTTTAAGGAGTATACCACTACGACACAGGCACC TCCCTATGTGATTCTGGGGGTCAATAATCCCTTCTTCATAAAGACCTTCCAGTCCTGGCCCCACATTATACGCCTTGGAGAACTCAAGATGTCAGGTGACCTGCCTGTGAAGGTGAAGAAACTAGCCAAGCTAAAAACACTGGACACTAAGTCAG GTATCTACACAGCACATAAAATGTTCCTTCAAAAAGAGAAGTCTCTCATCAAAAGACTCCTTAAAGGGATCCAGAGGAAGAGGCCATCTGAGGTGCAGAGTGCCATCTTGAGGAGACATCTGTTAGAACTCACCCAGAGCTTCATCATCCCACTGAGGGGACTGCCTTCCCTACCACACATCCATCCCACCCCTATATAG